One segment of Bacteroides caecimuris DNA contains the following:
- a CDS encoding ISAs1 family transposase: MSLISLCKQLEDPRIDRKKEHSLEVIVYIALCAVICGSESWNEIERFGICKFDFFKRRFPDLVKIPSHDTFNRFFSLLKPGYFELVFRDWVSELCGKYEGVVAIDGKMLRGASKCSKDNPFGKKGFKLHMVSAWAVSNGISMGQVKVDDKSNEITAIPSLIKSLDLQDCIVTIDAIACQTDIAEVIIENNADYILALKANQKNRLMDVERWLDEMDGVDIDRPVYRSHYGKYVTEEVSHGRIETRECLVYSPGKIMESMLKDKFEGVKSIVRISTERLEVATKKLSVEKRYYITSLGLKPKEISEAIRSHWDIENRLHWQLDVSFREDAGRKVGNAAQNFSLINKMALYIIKQDETKGSVAAKRKNAGWNDEYLFKLLNKIKI, translated from the coding sequence ATGAGCTTAATTAGTCTTTGTAAACAACTTGAAGATCCTCGTATTGACCGAAAAAAAGAACACTCTTTGGAAGTCATCGTTTATATAGCCTTGTGTGCTGTAATCTGTGGAAGTGAAAGCTGGAATGAAATAGAACGGTTCGGTATTTGTAAGTTTGACTTCTTTAAACGTCGTTTTCCTGATTTAGTAAAGATCCCAAGTCATGACACTTTCAATCGTTTTTTCAGTTTACTCAAACCCGGTTATTTTGAATTGGTCTTTCGTGATTGGGTATCTGAGCTTTGTGGTAAGTATGAAGGGGTTGTTGCTATAGACGGTAAAATGCTTCGTGGAGCAAGTAAGTGCAGCAAAGACAATCCCTTTGGCAAAAAAGGATTCAAGCTTCATATGGTTAGTGCCTGGGCTGTTTCCAATGGAATCAGTATGGGTCAGGTAAAAGTAGATGATAAAAGCAATGAAATCACCGCTATTCCTTCTCTTATAAAATCTCTGGATTTGCAGGATTGCATAGTGACAATTGATGCTATTGCATGCCAAACAGATATTGCCGAAGTAATAATAGAAAATAATGCAGACTATATTCTGGCATTAAAGGCCAATCAAAAAAACAGGTTAATGGATGTGGAACGCTGGCTAGACGAGATGGATGGTGTTGATATTGATCGGCCGGTATACCGTTCACACTATGGAAAATATGTCACAGAGGAGGTTTCTCATGGGAGAATTGAGACTCGTGAATGTCTGGTTTATAGCCCGGGAAAGATTATGGAATCAATGCTGAAAGATAAATTTGAGGGGGTCAAGTCCATCGTAAGAATTAGTACCGAAAGACTGGAGGTAGCCACTAAAAAACTTTCCGTAGAAAAAAGATATTACATTACTTCACTAGGGCTAAAACCGAAAGAAATTTCAGAGGCTATAAGATCGCATTGGGATATAGAAAACAGGCTACATTGGCAGTTAGACGTATCGTTTAGAGAAGACGCAGGAAGGAAAGTAGGTAATGCTGCGCAAAATTTTTCTTTAATTAATAAGATGGCCCTTTATATCATCAAACAAGATGAAACAAAGGGCAGTGTAGCAGCCAAAAGAAAAAACGCAGGATGGAATGATGAATATTTGTTCAAACTATTAAATAAGATAAAAATATAA
- the tnpB gene encoding IS66 family insertion sequence element accessory protein TnpB (TnpB, as the term is used for proteins encoded by IS66 family insertion elements, is considered an accessory protein, since TnpC, encoded by a neighboring gene, is a DDE family transposase.): MRYLLYNRPTDMRKSFHTLSGVITDAMGQDPCNGNVYIFINRARNRIKLLHWEPGGMVLYSKLLEAGTLGKPDSANDNEVCTNIEWRELVMIVEGIMEDRDSRRTRLENLKKLRK, encoded by the coding sequence ATGCGCTATCTGTTATATAACCGCCCGACTGATATGCGCAAAAGTTTTCATACTCTCAGCGGTGTCATCACCGACGCCATGGGTCAGGACCCCTGCAACGGCAATGTGTATATCTTCATAAACCGTGCCCGTAATCGTATAAAGCTCCTGCATTGGGAGCCGGGCGGCATGGTGCTGTACTCCAAACTTCTGGAAGCAGGAACCTTAGGAAAACCTGATTCTGCCAATGACAATGAGGTCTGTACAAATATAGAATGGCGGGAACTTGTCATGATTGTGGAGGGTATCATGGAAGACCGCGACTCCCGTCGCACGAGACTTGAAAACCTGAAGAAACTTCGAAAATAG
- a CDS encoding class I SAM-dependent methyltransferase, with protein MDTIPNCIYEPFAGCGTTLVAAQKKGILSIGNESQKLMCDVINAKLNWDINVDTYNKCMHQILHYVEMHNNIDVLDLHCHELLEGLYDKATLKELYLIRDAIRLLNNEKYELFFNLAISQTLHKSAIHPIAVPYIVRSKKQVNCGNALDKFQSIAKQMLEDLRSVPHNNRLAQVYNADSRKKNNYISDSSCDLCITSPPYLNNLDYGEVSKVHTHFFELTNNWRDITEKVRHNLVTGATTHYKDADFDIETFCTSEFAASNQLLMQELKNLFYNILKNSKERKGKKSFHILMMHYFEDMYYVLKEMYRVLKPNSKAYLILGDSAPYGVYVPTTRIIGQISQSLGFGDYEIYKIRERGNKWKNLKNRHSVELSENILILSR; from the coding sequence ATGGACACTATTCCAAATTGCATATACGAACCATTTGCTGGTTGTGGAACGACACTTGTTGCTGCGCAGAAGAAAGGCATCTTATCAATTGGAAATGAGAGTCAAAAATTAATGTGTGATGTTATTAATGCCAAATTAAATTGGGATATTAATGTTGACACATACAATAAATGTATGCATCAAATACTGCACTATGTAGAAATGCATAATAATATTGATGTATTAGATTTACACTGCCATGAACTGTTGGAAGGTTTGTATGATAAAGCTACTCTTAAAGAACTTTATTTGATAAGAGATGCAATACGTTTGTTGAATAACGAAAAATATGAACTTTTTTTCAACTTGGCCATAAGTCAAACATTGCATAAGTCGGCAATACATCCTATTGCAGTCCCTTATATTGTACGCTCAAAAAAACAAGTGAATTGCGGCAATGCTTTAGATAAGTTTCAAAGTATTGCCAAGCAAATGCTTGAGGACTTAAGGAGTGTGCCACATAATAATCGTCTTGCGCAGGTTTATAATGCAGATTCACGTAAAAAGAACAATTATATTAGTGATAGTAGTTGTGATTTATGTATCACTTCACCTCCATATCTTAATAATTTAGATTATGGAGAAGTTTCAAAAGTCCATACTCATTTTTTTGAGTTAACCAACAATTGGCGTGATATAACAGAAAAGGTAAGACATAATCTTGTTACAGGAGCAACAACGCATTATAAGGATGCTGATTTTGATATTGAGACTTTTTGTACATCAGAATTTGCAGCTTCAAATCAGTTATTAATGCAAGAATTGAAAAATTTGTTTTATAACATTCTTAAAAACTCCAAAGAACGTAAAGGCAAGAAAAGCTTTCATATTCTTATGATGCATTATTTTGAAGATATGTATTATGTTTTGAAAGAAATGTATCGTGTTTTGAAACCAAATAGTAAAGCTTATCTTATATTGGGCGATTCTGCGCCATATGGAGTATATGTTCCAACAACTAGGATTATAGGTCAAATATCCCAATCACTTGGTTTCGGAGATTATGAAATTTATAAGATAAGGGAAAGAGGCAATAAATGGAAAAACTTAAAAAATAGGCATAGTGTAGAATTATCCGAAAATATTTTAATTTTAAGTAGATAA
- the hxsA2 gene encoding His-Xaa-Ser repeat protein HxsA2, which produces MKKLLFFAVSAILAGASYCSSVSEKIVAKVTNSDTQIEQQQEQSLVLEQSSAEFKLLASHSSHSSHSSHSSHSSHRSHSSHYSSR; this is translated from the coding sequence ATGAAGAAACTCTTGTTCTTTGCAGTCTCTGCAATTCTTGCAGGTGCAAGTTACTGTTCCTCTGTTAGTGAAAAGATTGTTGCTAAGGTAACTAATAGCGACACTCAAATCGAACAACAGCAGGAACAGTCATTGGTGTTGGAACAGTCCTCTGCCGAGTTTAAACTACTCGCCAGCCACAGTTCTCACAGTAGCCATAGCTCGCATAGTTCACACAGTTCTCATCGCTCTCATAGTTCGCACTATTCGAGCAGATAA
- a CDS encoding 4Fe-4S cluster-binding domain-containing protein, protein MKQIQGTSYNIGGDIVGRITFGKVNLFSRSNDILVCKDASKPSFGYLATITEAETFSSKGKPYCVVNCVDEFQEGDVVVINKQGEVIFVYEINSNHNALMATERCNHRCIMCPQPPILQEKDKTPFNLKLISLFNKSTQEIGITGGEPTLIGDNLFTLINHIKKELPKTAISILSNGVKFADKGYAMKLQGRRIIFCLSISQLLSIFHFYYLSYY, encoded by the coding sequence ATGAAACAGATTCAAGGAACTTCCTATAACATAGGAGGTGACATCGTTGGACGTATCACCTTTGGTAAGGTAAATTTGTTCAGTCGTTCCAACGACATATTGGTTTGTAAAGACGCAAGCAAACCATCATTCGGCTATTTAGCTACTATCACAGAAGCGGAAACTTTTTCTTCTAAAGGTAAACCGTATTGTGTGGTAAACTGTGTTGATGAATTTCAAGAAGGCGATGTAGTTGTTATCAACAAGCAAGGAGAAGTCATTTTCGTGTACGAGATAAATTCCAATCATAATGCACTGATGGCAACGGAGCGCTGTAACCATCGCTGCATCATGTGTCCACAACCACCTATCCTGCAAGAGAAAGACAAAACTCCATTCAACCTGAAACTTATTTCCTTGTTTAATAAGAGCACACAAGAGATTGGTATTACGGGAGGAGAACCAACTCTCATAGGAGACAATCTCTTTACGTTGATAAACCACATTAAAAAAGAATTACCCAAGACTGCAATCAGCATTTTGTCTAACGGAGTAAAGTTTGCAGACAAGGGATATGCCATGAAACTGCAGGGCAGACGCATTATATTTTGTCTATCAATTAGTCAACTATTATCTATATTTCATTTTTATTATTTGTCTTATTATTAA
- a CDS encoding radical SAM protein, with translation MKSCIYTTRTGLNLYSFTLCQVARKNMEDHSADMTKKTAKNVVKTIFQSPSPVIKIEFQGGDPSTDFDMVKYIIEEAEWQNLFKKRELDFVICTNLTLLNEDMVKYLKKHKCMISTSLDGPKDLHDMNRPLQNKELDHHAIFERNLAMIRQIWGDNECVSGAMETHIFTIFTNDICFGTNKTECLL, from the coding sequence ATGAAATCTTGTATATATACTACAAGAACCGGACTAAACCTGTATTCCTTTACGCTTTGCCAAGTCGCCCGTAAGAATATGGAAGACCATTCTGCCGATATGACAAAAAAGACGGCAAAGAATGTGGTAAAAACCATATTCCAGTCACCTTCTCCTGTTATCAAAATAGAGTTTCAAGGCGGCGACCCTTCTACGGACTTTGACATGGTTAAGTATATCATTGAAGAAGCCGAGTGGCAGAATCTTTTTAAGAAAAGAGAATTGGATTTTGTCATTTGTACCAACCTTACGTTGCTCAATGAGGATATGGTGAAATATCTGAAGAAGCACAAATGTATGATTTCTACTTCTTTGGATGGTCCAAAGGATTTGCATGACATGAACCGTCCACTGCAAAATAAGGAGTTAGACCATCATGCGATTTTTGAAAGGAATCTCGCTATGATACGACAAATTTGGGGCGATAACGAATGTGTTTCTGGCGCAATGGAGACGCACATTTTTACCATCTTTACGAACGATATTTGCTTTGGTACAAATAAGACGGAATGCTTGTTGTAA
- a CDS encoding tyrosine-type recombinase/integrase — MQMMNKNGFSRCAESYIGRLRKEGRYSTAHVYKNAIFSFSKFCGTSNVSFRQITRERLRCYGQYLYECGLKLNTISTYMRMLRSIYNRGVEAGSAPYIPRLFHDVYTGVDVCQKKALSVSELYKLLYEDPQSERLRRTQAIAALMFQFCGMSFADLAHLEKSALDQNVLRYNRIKTKTPMSVEVLNTAKEIINQLRSKETSHPDCPDYLFDILRGDKKRTDERGYREYQSALCRFNNSLKDLARALHLQSPVTSYTLRHKWEYYKNITVCI, encoded by the coding sequence ATGCAAATGATGAACAAAAATGGATTTAGCCGATGTGCGGAATCTTACATCGGTCGTTTGCGGAAGGAAGGACGGTATTCTACAGCACATGTTTACAAAAATGCCATCTTTTCTTTCAGCAAATTTTGCGGCACGTCTAATGTGTCGTTCAGGCAGATCACCCGCGAGCGTTTACGATGTTACGGTCAGTATCTTTACGAGTGTGGCTTGAAGCTCAATACGATTTCTACGTACATGCGTATGCTTCGTAGTATTTACAATCGGGGAGTGGAAGCAGGCAGTGCGCCTTATATTCCGCGGCTGTTTCATGATGTGTATACGGGAGTCGATGTCTGTCAGAAGAAAGCGTTGTCCGTTTCAGAGTTGTATAAACTTCTGTATGAAGATCCCCAGTCGGAACGTTTACGTCGTACGCAAGCCATTGCTGCCCTGATGTTTCAATTTTGTGGCATGTCGTTTGCAGATTTAGCTCATCTGGAGAAATCGGCACTCGATCAGAATGTGTTGCGATACAATCGTATCAAAACCAAAACCCCGATGAGTGTGGAAGTGCTGAATACTGCAAAGGAAATAATTAATCAGCTTCGTAGCAAGGAAACTTCTCATCCTGACTGTCCGGATTATCTATTTGATATTCTTCGTGGGGATAAAAAACGGACAGATGAAAGAGGTTACCGGGAATATCAGTCCGCTCTCTGTCGATTTAATAATTCTCTGAAGGACTTGGCAAGAGCATTACATTTGCAATCTCCCGTCACTTCCTATACGCTCCGTCATAAATGGGAATATTATAAAAATATCACTGTATGTATTTGA
- the tnpC gene encoding IS66 family transposase: MLTEEQEKALLEELEQLRHDKAALISRVSSLEQSLYWLRKKVFGRMSEKNLPLDPNQLFLFSKAEMSSMEISRMKEEVRKSDEEITRTIKVREKPARKPLDTSSLSVEVVDLYPEGTTDAEGRLKDDFIEIGKEESSRLERVPAKLYILKTVRHKVISKSDMEKYPEERQILIHPLPLVPVSKCMAGASVLTDIIIGKFMYHLPFYRLIQQYRESGISISESTMCGWYEMAVEKLRLLYNLLKQKILSSEYIQVDESVVPVLDNEKHKAKKGYEWCVRDGITGDVMFHYDRGSRSGMVARELLGCYHGIVQCDGYAAYEQFEQMKGITLVGCWAHVRRKYVDALEENRTLATQAIHYIGRLYKVESDAGEAGLTAEERKEKRIREAYPLILEFEKWLQDTYLRVLPKSRMGKAIEYTYTLLPRLSRYANDGRIEIDDNRIENAIRPLALGRKNYLFCGNDASAYRAAIVYSLIATCKSAEVDPRIWMEDVLSKIPYYERDEKNMEELLPRNWTKSYQTCSE, from the coding sequence ATGCTTACGGAAGAACAGGAAAAAGCCTTATTGGAAGAATTAGAGCAGCTCCGTCATGATAAAGCGGCGCTTATCAGCAGGGTTTCCTCACTGGAACAATCCCTATACTGGCTTCGGAAAAAAGTCTTTGGCCGGATGAGCGAGAAGAATCTTCCGCTCGATCCCAACCAACTGTTCCTGTTCTCAAAAGCAGAAATGTCCTCCATGGAAATATCCCGAATGAAGGAGGAAGTCCGCAAAAGCGATGAAGAAATCACCAGAACCATAAAAGTCAGGGAGAAGCCGGCTCGCAAGCCCTTGGATACATCTTCTCTTTCGGTAGAGGTTGTTGATCTTTACCCCGAAGGGACAACTGATGCGGAAGGTCGGCTTAAGGATGATTTCATTGAAATCGGAAAGGAAGAGAGTTCACGCCTGGAACGTGTTCCGGCAAAATTATATATCCTGAAGACTGTCCGTCACAAAGTGATAAGTAAGTCCGATATGGAGAAATACCCTGAGGAAAGGCAGATTCTGATTCACCCTCTACCTCTTGTTCCGGTCAGTAAATGTATGGCAGGCGCCTCGGTCCTGACGGACATTATCATCGGTAAGTTCATGTATCATCTCCCGTTCTATCGTTTGATACAGCAGTATCGCGAATCAGGAATCAGCATAAGCGAATCTACCATGTGCGGATGGTATGAAATGGCGGTGGAGAAACTCAGGTTGCTGTACAACCTGCTCAAACAGAAGATACTCTCCAGTGAGTATATACAAGTGGACGAGAGTGTCGTTCCTGTGCTGGACAATGAGAAACATAAGGCGAAAAAGGGGTATGAGTGGTGCGTACGCGATGGTATCACGGGGGACGTCATGTTCCATTATGACCGTGGCAGCCGTTCGGGTATGGTAGCCCGTGAACTGCTGGGATGCTACCATGGCATTGTACAATGTGACGGCTATGCAGCTTACGAACAGTTTGAGCAGATGAAAGGAATCACTCTGGTCGGCTGTTGGGCACATGTCAGAAGGAAGTACGTGGATGCCCTGGAAGAAAACAGGACGCTGGCCACACAGGCGATTCATTACATCGGTAGGCTGTACAAGGTAGAGTCTGATGCCGGTGAAGCCGGACTCACAGCTGAGGAGCGTAAGGAAAAACGTATTCGTGAGGCCTATCCGCTGATACTTGAATTTGAAAAATGGTTGCAGGACACCTATCTTAGAGTGCTTCCTAAAAGCCGTATGGGTAAAGCCATCGAATATACGTACACGCTTCTTCCAAGACTTTCCAGATACGCAAACGACGGAAGAATCGAAATTGATGACAACCGTATAGAAAATGCTATAAGACCTTTGGCTTTGGGAAGAAAGAACTATCTGTTCTGCGGCAACGATGCATCCGCATACAGGGCTGCCATCGTATACTCACTGATAGCCACCTGCAAATCAGCAGAAGTAGACCCCAGAATCTGGATGGAAGATGTCCTGAGCAAAATCCCATATTATGAGAGGGATGAGAAGAATATGGAAGAACTTCTACCACGTAATTGGACAAAATCCTATCAAACTTGTTCCGAATAG
- a CDS encoding tyrosine-type recombinase/integrase: MLELLFKSESNLLKHRGVPLLKEREDFLVRKQSEGCQTRELQILASLLLETVNILSLKDKDKSIITLDEILEKSSLFRNQKQIKFFISTTINWLNEIGRLDLRYCDHNLLFNHFSTICHYRIRYITYPMYHERLSYLNYMQSLGMSFNRLREHAEMQLHIIDELGISEKKIIHQHVLDKTIIRLAAYNSLKWMKTFKAVSIKWLSFIGILERSQEQLPRDNDLIIEYINWSKSMKGLSDITLKGRHSRINDFSFFIQDKTDLAHLNISVIDEYIQYRHNAGCCKRTLSLLTTNIREYVKFLNFKGICDICVEGIRHPKEYSLSTLPSAPSWDIVEKLLSFYDISTKVGKRNTAILALLSIYGLRTSEVTRLKLRDIDWDKRQLCFYHVKNGHVQSLPLSPYVYNLLIDYIVNGRDNKRKVEEVFMTTFMPYKSLTRSCIYKIVSDAYKGLKIPINIKHIGGHSLRHACASNLINNGVSLKEIGDILGHRLQDTTRIYSKIDITNLRKVSQIEWEVML; the protein is encoded by the coding sequence ATGCTGGAATTATTATTTAAAAGTGAATCAAATCTCCTTAAGCATAGAGGTGTTCCTTTATTAAAGGAAAGAGAAGATTTTCTCGTTAGGAAGCAATCGGAAGGATGCCAAACAAGAGAATTGCAAATTCTTGCATCTCTTTTACTAGAAACTGTAAATATCTTATCTCTTAAGGATAAAGATAAGTCTATTATCACTCTGGATGAGATCTTAGAAAAAAGTTCTCTTTTCAGAAATCAAAAACAAATCAAATTCTTCATCAGTACAACCATCAATTGGTTAAATGAAATAGGGCGTCTCGACCTAAGGTATTGTGATCATAATTTATTATTCAATCATTTTAGCACAATATGCCATTATCGCATTAGGTATATCACCTATCCCATGTATCACGAAAGACTGTCTTATTTAAATTATATGCAGTCACTTGGAATGTCATTTAATAGACTTCGGGAACATGCAGAAATGCAACTCCATATTATAGATGAATTAGGAATAAGTGAAAAAAAGATAATACACCAACATGTCTTAGACAAGACAATTATTAGGTTAGCTGCGTATAACAGTCTTAAATGGATGAAAACCTTTAAAGCGGTTTCAATAAAATGGCTAAGTTTTATTGGTATACTTGAACGTTCTCAAGAGCAACTCCCACGTGATAATGATTTAATTATTGAATATATTAATTGGTCTAAATCAATGAAAGGACTTTCTGATATTACATTAAAAGGAAGACATTCAAGGATAAATGATTTCTCTTTCTTTATTCAGGATAAAACAGACTTAGCCCATTTAAATATTTCTGTGATTGACGAATATATACAGTATAGACACAATGCAGGATGTTGCAAACGAACTCTTTCTCTCCTTACAACAAATATCAGAGAGTACGTAAAATTCTTAAACTTCAAAGGAATCTGTGATATTTGTGTAGAAGGAATACGCCATCCTAAAGAGTACAGTTTATCAACATTGCCCTCTGCACCTTCTTGGGATATTGTAGAGAAATTGTTGTCCTTTTATGATATCTCTACAAAAGTAGGCAAACGTAATACTGCGATATTAGCCCTACTTTCAATTTATGGCTTAAGAACGAGTGAGGTCACAAGACTTAAATTGAGAGACATAGATTGGGATAAAAGACAGCTATGTTTCTATCATGTAAAAAATGGGCATGTGCAAAGCTTACCATTATCACCGTATGTCTACAATCTTTTAATTGATTATATCGTAAATGGAAGGGACAACAAAAGAAAAGTTGAGGAGGTTTTTATGACTACATTCATGCCATATAAGTCTTTAACAAGATCATGCATTTATAAGATTGTTTCGGATGCATACAAAGGACTTAAAATACCAATCAACATAAAACACATTGGTGGGCATTCTTTGCGCCATGCGTGTGCTTCCAATCTAATCAACAATGGTGTTTCTTTAAAAGAAATCGGGGACATCCTGGGGCATCGATTACAAGATACAACCAGAATCTATTCAAAAATAGATATTACTAATCTGCGTAAAGTCTCACAAATAGAATGGGAGGTCATGTTATGA
- a CDS encoding heparin lyase I family protein, translating into MKKNVFIICVLALGCTAMAEQVEKPSPAIETQTLVPLTERVNVQADSACVNQIIDGCWVAVGTKKAHAIQRDFNLMFNGKPSYRFELKEDDNTLSGYAAGETKGRAEFSYCYATSDDFKGKPADTYKKAQIMKTVYHHGKGICPQGASRDYEFSVYIPSTLGSDVSTIFAQWHGMPDRTLVQTPQGEVKKLTADEFMELDKTTIFKKNMGYEKKPKLDKQGNPVKDQQGNPVYQAGKANGWLVEQGGYPPLAFGFSGGWFYIKANSDRKWLTDKDDRCNANPGKTPVMKPVTSTYKASTIAYKMPFADFPKDCWITFRIHIDWTVYGKEAETIVKPGMLDVQMDYQEKGKKVSKHIVDNEKIMVGRNDDDGYYFKFGIYRVGNSTKPVCYNLANYSER; encoded by the coding sequence ATGAAGAAAAACGTTTTTATTATTTGCGTGCTGGCATTAGGATGCACGGCGATGGCTGAACAAGTCGAGAAACCCAGTCCGGCTATAGAAACCCAGACTTTGGTGCCACTGACCGAGCGTGTAAATGTACAGGCAGATTCGGCATGTGTCAATCAGATTATAGATGGTTGTTGGGTAGCAGTCGGAACTAAAAAAGCGCATGCCATTCAACGTGATTTCAACCTTATGTTCAACGGAAAACCTTCTTATCGTTTTGAATTGAAAGAAGATGATAACACATTGTCCGGATATGCAGCGGGGGAAACAAAAGGGCGTGCGGAATTTTCTTATTGTTATGCAACTTCCGATGATTTCAAAGGCAAGCCAGCCGATACATATAAGAAAGCACAAATAATGAAAACTGTATATCATCATGGAAAAGGTATTTGTCCGCAAGGTGCTTCCCGCGATTATGAGTTTTCGGTATATATTCCTTCTACGTTAGGCAGTGATGTTTCCACCATTTTTGCTCAATGGCATGGAATGCCGGATCGTACTTTGGTACAGACTCCACAGGGTGAAGTGAAGAAACTGACAGCAGATGAGTTCATGGAACTGGACAAGACTACTATTTTTAAGAAAAACATGGGATACGAAAAGAAACCCAAGCTGGACAAGCAAGGTAATCCGGTGAAAGACCAACAAGGCAATCCTGTTTATCAAGCCGGAAAGGCGAACGGATGGCTGGTGGAACAAGGTGGCTATCCTCCATTGGCATTCGGATTTTCTGGCGGATGGTTCTATATTAAAGCAAACTCCGACCGTAAATGGCTGACAGATAAAGACGACCGTTGCAACGCAAATCCGGGAAAGACACCGGTTATGAAACCAGTGACATCTACATATAAAGCATCGACCATTGCTTACAAAATGCCTTTCGCCGATTTTCCGAAAGATTGTTGGATTACCTTCCGTATTCATATCGATTGGACAGTCTATGGCAAAGAGGCGGAAACAATTGTAAAGCCGGGTATGCTTGATGTACAGATGGACTATCAGGAAAAAGGGAAAAAAGTTAGTAAACATATTGTGGACAATGAGAAAATCATGGTTGGACGTAACGACGATGATGGTTATTACTTTAAGTTCGGTATTTACCGCGTAGGTAATAGCACGAAGCCGGTATGTTACAATCTGGCAAACTATTCAGAGAGGTAA
- a CDS encoding SPASM domain-containing protein, whose product MTTSKHSLGRFKEIIDEYIRLGFNNIFLRSLNPYGFAKQYKDKIAYPVEDFIANYKEGLDYIIELNKQGTFFVEGFAALLLKRMLTPFATGFVDLQSPAGVGIAGAIYDYDGNVYVSDEARMMARFKNYYFRLGNVNENSYQEMFNGELLHHIIASACNECLPVCTECVFQPYCGADPVRNMSEQGDMIGFRPTNEMCRKTKAIIHYLFELLQKHDPEINRIFWSWLN is encoded by the coding sequence ATGACTACTTCCAAACACAGCTTAGGTCGCTTTAAGGAAATTATAGACGAATACATTCGACTGGGATTCAACAATATATTTCTACGTTCGCTCAATCCATATGGATTTGCGAAACAATATAAAGATAAGATAGCCTACCCCGTAGAGGATTTCATTGCCAATTATAAAGAGGGATTGGATTACATCATAGAATTGAATAAACAGGGAACCTTCTTCGTAGAGGGTTTTGCCGCATTATTGTTAAAGCGAATGCTGACACCCTTTGCTACCGGTTTTGTAGATTTACAGTCACCGGCAGGAGTAGGAATTGCTGGTGCAATCTATGATTACGACGGCAATGTATATGTATCTGATGAAGCACGTATGATGGCACGTTTCAAGAATTACTATTTCAGATTAGGCAATGTAAATGAAAATAGCTATCAGGAAATGTTTAATGGTGAGTTGCTTCATCATATCATTGCTTCCGCTTGCAATGAATGTCTGCCTGTTTGTACAGAATGTGTATTTCAACCATATTGTGGTGCAGACCCTGTCCGTAATATGTCAGAACAGGGCGATATGATAGGCTTTAGACCGACAAACGAAATGTGCAGGAAAACAAAAGCCATCATACACTACTTGTTTGAGTTGTTGCAAAAGCATGACCCTGAGATAAACAGAATATTTTGGTCTTGGTTAAATTGA